From a region of the Syngnathus scovelli strain Florida chromosome 19, RoL_Ssco_1.2, whole genome shotgun sequence genome:
- the rbm24a gene encoding RNA-binding protein 24 isoform X2 translates to MHTTQKDTTYTKIFVGGLPYHTTDSSLRKYFEVFGEIEEAVVITDRQTGKSRGYGFVTMSERSAADRACKDPNPIIDGRKANVNLAYLGAKPRVMQQGFSFGVPQIHPAFIQRPYGIPTHYVYPQAFVQPSVVIPHVQPTAAAAVPAPATSPYIDYTGAAYAQYSAVSAAATAAYDQYPYAASPAAAGYVTAAGYGYAVQQPLAAAGASAPGSAAAAATAVAFGQYQHQPLQADRMQ, encoded by the exons ATGCACACCACGCAAAAGGACACCACCTACACTAAGATCTTCGTCGGAGGCTTGCCCTACCACACCACCGACTCCAGTCTCAGGAAGTACTTTGAGGTGTTTGGCGAGATCGAGGAGGCTGTGGTCATCACTGACAGGCAGACCGGCAAGTCTCGGGGCTATGGCTTT GTTACCATGTCGGAGCGCTCGGCCGCCGACCGGGCCTGCAAGGACCCCAACCCCATCATTGACGGCAGGAAGGCCAACGTCAACCTGGCCTACCTGGGGGCCAAGCCTCGAGTGATGCAGCAGG GTTTTTCCTTTGGAGTCCCCCAAATTCACCCTGCCTTCATCCAAAGGCCCTATGG CATCCCGACGCACTACGTGTACCCTCAGGCCTTCGTGCAGCCCAGCGTGGTGATCCCGCACGTGCagcccaccgccgccgccgctgtgcCGGCACCCGCCACCTCCCCGTACATCGACTACACAGGAGCGGCCTATGCTCAGTACTCGGCCGTTAGCGCGGCGGCAACCGCCGCATACGACCAGTATCCCTACGCCGCCTCGCCTGCCGCCGCTGGCTACGTGACTGCCGCCGGGTACGGCTACGCAGTCCAGCAGCCTCTTGCGGCTGCCGGCGCCTCCGCTCCGGGTTCAGCGGCCGCGGCTGCCACCGCAGTTGCCTTCGGCCAGTATCAGCATCAGCCGCTGCAAGCAGACCGCATGCAATAG